A stretch of Methanosphaerula palustris E1-9c DNA encodes these proteins:
- a CDS encoding M24 family metallopeptidase, with protein MKLLDMMTEQSGAAAYVGYGSSLDPDMRYLTRFSCTDPVVYLKRRGEQGQIVVSQMEYGRAMQESAFLPVTRSEAGLLEILKEEPDHWKAMATMISRLAGGNLLVSPTFPAGLYAPLSSLCTVVVDDQTVERMRAVKSEEEIACIRMVQQATEASMKTARRMIRRAKVKKGVLQRGGEPLTAELVRQAIHTALQKYGCTGAETIVSCGPDSALPHHAGAGPLLAGEPIVIDIFPKSDTTGYYADMTRTYVKGEADPAIMEMYTAVRDAKAAGLGAIRAGAEGAAVHRVAVDLFAERGYATGTTGFTHNLGHGVGLAVHELPTLGPSGGPLGAGEVVTVEPGLYFPGIGGVRLEDLCVVRPDCAENLTRCKEEMIL; from the coding sequence ATGAAGCTGCTCGATATGATGACAGAGCAGAGCGGAGCTGCAGCCTATGTCGGCTACGGCTCCTCCCTTGACCCTGATATGCGCTACCTGACCAGATTCTCCTGTACCGATCCGGTGGTCTATCTGAAGCGAAGAGGGGAGCAGGGGCAGATCGTCGTCTCACAGATGGAGTATGGGAGGGCGATGCAGGAGTCAGCCTTCCTCCCGGTCACCCGCTCCGAGGCCGGCCTGCTGGAGATCTTAAAGGAGGAGCCCGACCACTGGAAGGCGATGGCGACGATGATCAGCCGGCTCGCCGGCGGGAACCTGCTCGTCTCGCCGACCTTCCCGGCCGGGCTGTACGCCCCCCTCTCCAGCCTCTGCACGGTTGTCGTCGACGACCAGACCGTTGAACGAATGCGAGCCGTCAAGAGCGAGGAGGAGATCGCCTGTATCAGGATGGTGCAGCAGGCGACCGAGGCCTCGATGAAGACGGCCAGGAGAATGATCCGCCGGGCGAAGGTGAAGAAGGGCGTGCTGCAGAGAGGGGGCGAGCCCCTGACCGCCGAACTGGTGAGGCAGGCGATCCATACCGCACTCCAGAAGTACGGCTGCACCGGGGCCGAGACGATCGTCTCCTGCGGCCCGGACAGTGCCCTACCGCACCACGCCGGGGCCGGCCCCCTCCTCGCCGGAGAGCCGATCGTGATCGACATCTTCCCGAAGAGTGACACGACCGGGTACTATGCTGACATGACCCGGACCTATGTGAAGGGGGAGGCCGACCCGGCGATCATGGAGATGTATACGGCCGTCAGGGACGCCAAGGCCGCGGGACTCGGTGCGATCAGGGCCGGGGCCGAAGGGGCCGCCGTCCACCGGGTCGCCGTCGACCTCTTCGCCGAGCGGGGGTATGCCACCGGGACGACCGGGTTCACGCATAACCTCGGCCACGGGGTCGGGCTGGCGGTCCATGAACTGCCGACGCTCGGTCCGTCAGGGGGGCCCTTGGGTGCAGGAGAGGTCGTGACCGTTGAGCCGGGGCTTTACTTCCCTGGCATCGGCGGGGTCCGGCTCGAGGATCTCTGTGTGGTCAGACCCGACTGCGCAGAGAACCTGACCCGGTGCAAAGAGGAGATGATTCTATGA
- a CDS encoding DODA-type extradiol aromatic ring-opening family dioxygenase, which translates to MTSGRLPAIFVSHGAPTLPFEQIPARTFLQELGREYSDLSAVLCISAHWQTREPAVGTVLHPETIHDFSGFPDELYRIQYPATGSPPLADRVAGLLQGAGLPCRTDQTRGIDHGTWVPMMLMYPDARVPVVQLSIQQHLDPATHYAVGRALAPLQDEGVLIIGSGGAVHPLGYANLREGADPDPWAIAFNDWLNRAVTTGNHDALLHFQEQAPYPARAHPYPDHFMPLLTIAGTAGPGAKGTILHQSWDLGDLGMGAFAF; encoded by the coding sequence ATGACCAGCGGTCGGTTGCCGGCGATCTTCGTCTCACACGGAGCCCCGACGCTCCCGTTCGAGCAGATCCCGGCCAGAACGTTCCTGCAGGAACTCGGCAGGGAGTACAGTGATCTTTCAGCGGTCCTCTGCATATCGGCCCACTGGCAAACAAGGGAACCCGCTGTCGGCACCGTGCTGCACCCCGAGACGATCCATGACTTTTCCGGCTTCCCCGACGAACTCTACCGGATTCAGTACCCTGCCACTGGGTCGCCCCCGCTTGCAGACCGGGTCGCCGGCCTGCTCCAAGGGGCCGGCCTCCCCTGCAGGACCGATCAGACCCGCGGCATCGACCATGGCACCTGGGTGCCGATGATGCTGATGTACCCGGATGCCCGTGTGCCGGTGGTCCAACTCTCGATCCAGCAGCACCTCGACCCAGCCACCCACTATGCCGTCGGTCGGGCCCTCGCCCCGCTTCAGGATGAGGGGGTGCTGATCATCGGCAGCGGCGGTGCCGTTCACCCGCTCGGGTACGCAAACCTGCGAGAGGGAGCGGACCCTGACCCCTGGGCCATCGCCTTCAACGACTGGTTGAACCGGGCCGTCACCACAGGCAACCACGACGCCCTCCTTCACTTCCAGGAACAGGCGCCGTATCCGGCCCGTGCCCACCCGTACCCCGATCATTTCATGCCGCTGCTGACGATCGCCGGCACCGCAGGCCCCGGGGCGAAGGGGACGATCCTGCACCAGAGCTGGGACCTCGGCGACCTCGGGATGGGTGCCTTTGCGTTTTAA
- a CDS encoding MBL fold metallo-hydrolase: protein MKLRLLGTGDAIGTPKIRCACPQCMEAYRTGEQRLRTSLLIEVDDRHLLIDTSPDLRQQLLCAGSPEIDAVIWTHGHYDHFMGFGEFYRVQKPPAVYGAAEVLEYCGQTFSFLPFERHPVTPFKPFELLGMTITLFPVNHPPAYTTGLRIEHQGTVICYTADTRADLDPASRAMLQGADLLLIDGIVPPGFHIHKHMNYEEACQIAEESGAKEFRCVHLSHRIPFDTPHAGHDGEMFSF, encoded by the coding sequence ATGAAACTTCGGTTGCTCGGTACCGGGGATGCGATAGGCACCCCAAAGATCAGGTGCGCCTGTCCCCAGTGCATGGAGGCATACAGAACCGGGGAGCAACGCCTTCGAACCTCGCTGCTCATTGAGGTGGACGATCGCCACCTGCTGATCGACACCTCGCCCGACCTGCGGCAGCAGCTCCTCTGCGCAGGATCACCAGAGATCGACGCAGTGATCTGGACCCATGGCCATTATGATCATTTCATGGGATTTGGAGAGTTCTACCGGGTGCAGAAGCCGCCGGCCGTCTACGGGGCGGCAGAGGTGCTGGAGTACTGCGGCCAGACCTTCTCGTTCCTTCCATTCGAGAGGCACCCGGTCACACCGTTCAAACCGTTCGAACTGCTCGGGATGACGATCACCCTCTTCCCGGTCAACCATCCGCCGGCATACACTACCGGCCTTCGGATCGAGCACCAGGGGACGGTGATCTGTTACACCGCCGACACCAGGGCCGACCTCGACCCGGCGAGCAGGGCCATGTTGCAGGGAGCCGACCTGCTCCTGATCGACGGGATTGTTCCGCCCGGATTCCACATCCACAAGCACATGAACTATGAGGAGGCCTGCCAGATCGCAGAGGAGAGCGGGGCGAAGGAGTTCCGATGTGTCCACCTCTCTCACAGGATCCCGTTCGACACACCCCATGCCGGGCACGATGGCGAGATGTTCTCCTTCTGA
- a CDS encoding HVO_0476 family zinc finger protein yields the protein MSIRACCPACGEESSHQVLREAADLLVQCGACGHIYHMPREKEPEPINVKTVISAESQSRLGVIDLLPDEKISLGDMLVAELDDETAVGVEVTAIEVGAKRPIIAAASEIDTLWTRAVEDVVVKASVHNGRITIPLYQKCDGEEEFAVDGVYDFAGKKIRISHIKLRDGPILRKEGWKAFARRIKRIYGTYVRY from the coding sequence ATGAGTATCCGTGCATGCTGCCCTGCCTGCGGCGAGGAGTCGTCGCATCAGGTGCTCCGCGAGGCCGCTGATCTGCTGGTCCAGTGCGGTGCCTGTGGCCACATCTATCATATGCCGCGGGAGAAAGAACCCGAACCCATCAATGTGAAGACGGTGATCAGCGCAGAGTCGCAGTCCCGGCTCGGTGTGATCGATCTCCTCCCTGACGAGAAGATCTCGCTCGGCGACATGCTCGTAGCTGAGCTGGACGACGAGACAGCCGTCGGCGTCGAGGTGACGGCCATCGAGGTCGGCGCCAAGCGGCCGATCATCGCCGCTGCCTCGGAGATTGACACCCTCTGGACCAGGGCGGTCGAGGATGTCGTCGTGAAGGCCTCGGTCCACAACGGGCGGATCACGATCCCCCTGTATCAGAAATGCGATGGAGAGGAGGAGTTCGCTGTGGACGGAGTCTATGACTTCGCCGGCAAGAAGATCCGGATCTCACATATCAAACTCCGGGACGGTCCGATCCTCAGAAAGGAGGGGTGGAAGGCCTTCGCCCGGAGGATCAAGCGGATCTACGGGACCTACGTCCGGTATTAG
- a CDS encoding DNA-directed RNA polymerase subunit L yields MEIKILELEKDKARLLIAGEGNTFMNALTEEILTDPEVDVARYRIKYQFSDPELFITTKGEKSPIAVIREACGRLSGFCDELLKDLDAAE; encoded by the coding sequence ATGGAGATCAAGATCCTTGAGCTGGAGAAGGATAAAGCACGCCTTCTGATCGCAGGAGAGGGCAATACCTTTATGAACGCACTGACCGAGGAGATCCTGACCGATCCTGAGGTCGATGTGGCACGATACCGGATCAAATACCAGTTTTCAGACCCTGAACTCTTCATCACGACCAAGGGCGAAAAATCCCCGATAGCCGTGATCCGCGAGGCCTGCGGCAGGCTCTCGGGGTTCTGCGACGAATTGCTCAAGGACCTGGACGCAGCAGAGTAA
- a CDS encoding type 1 glutamine amidotransferase, which translates to MKVVVVMHTPEEPAEMLGEELTANGAEVEVVNVYETGHLAMPESATHLVLLGGPMSVNDTATLPFIGEEQQVIREFVASGKPVLGICLGAQQIAAAFGGVVTKSVEEIGWRMIAGDRTIFPDRFTAFQLHGETFSVPAGGTLLCRGEQVQNQGFLYKCALGLQFHLEMTPERIEALITDQSPAEQVTIREESLVYAEQGHQICRRVTELFLSL; encoded by the coding sequence ATGAAGGTCGTAGTGGTGATGCACACGCCGGAGGAGCCGGCAGAGATGCTTGGAGAAGAGTTGACGGCGAACGGAGCCGAGGTCGAGGTGGTCAATGTCTACGAAACCGGCCACCTGGCCATGCCGGAATCAGCGACCCACCTGGTGCTGCTCGGGGGTCCGATGAGCGTGAACGATACGGCGACCCTCCCGTTCATCGGGGAGGAGCAGCAGGTGATCCGTGAGTTCGTCGCGTCAGGCAAACCGGTGCTCGGGATCTGTCTGGGTGCCCAGCAGATCGCCGCGGCCTTCGGCGGGGTGGTGACGAAGTCAGTGGAGGAGATCGGGTGGCGCATGATCGCCGGTGACAGGACGATCTTCCCGGACCGGTTCACGGCCTTTCAGCTCCATGGGGAAACCTTTTCAGTCCCGGCCGGAGGGACGCTCCTCTGCAGGGGAGAACAGGTACAGAACCAGGGATTTTTGTATAAATGTGCGCTCGGCCTCCAGTTCCACCTGGAGATGACCCCCGAGCGGATCGAGGCGCTGATCACCGATCAGTCACCTGCAGAGCAGGTGACTATCAGGGAGGAGAGCCTGGTGTATGCCGAACAGGGTCATCAGATCTGCCGTCGGGTGACCGAACTCTTCCTCTCGCTCTAA
- a CDS encoding ATP-binding protein, translating into MLKLTEVVLTAEVYNQYQRLNINDLTPVCREIFGVTSKSAEVKRPVSVSEGMIRKVFGISDAAEQLKANPFVSYEEFGQRLRITALPGAADWFVKKGGTAQIQRNPALAWYYETERQVDVSYLQAKAANIPYEDTRAYLEKKISAIIADDEKIRGALDLIIVSAPEEVTQRLEDLVLSPEQEDSIRKINTAMANLDFLRAHDIHEVGKFLFVGPPGTGKTSLALSMSHVLHMPILEVRLSMITSQYLGETSKNIDRIFDLARKLTPSILFIDEFDFIAKSRTNDDHGAMKRAVNALLKNIDQVNLVKNGVVLIGATNHPRLLDDAAWRRFDEVIEFALPDTGMRRTILSKLTATLDSSLNLDQLAEETAKFSGADLRMIVKEGMISALMRGQHMISQDDIEKGVEMVEKRNTIKDCCWV; encoded by the coding sequence ATGCTGAAGCTGACAGAGGTTGTCCTGACAGCCGAGGTCTACAACCAGTACCAGAGACTCAACATCAACGATCTGACTCCTGTCTGCAGGGAGATCTTTGGTGTCACCAGCAAGTCTGCCGAGGTGAAACGGCCGGTCAGTGTTAGTGAAGGGATGATCAGAAAGGTATTCGGGATCTCGGATGCCGCCGAACAACTGAAAGCGAACCCGTTCGTCTCCTACGAGGAGTTCGGCCAGCGGCTGCGGATCACCGCGCTGCCCGGTGCGGCGGACTGGTTCGTCAAGAAAGGAGGGACCGCGCAGATCCAGCGGAACCCTGCACTCGCCTGGTACTATGAGACGGAACGTCAGGTCGACGTGTCGTACCTGCAGGCCAAGGCCGCCAATATTCCGTACGAGGATACTCGGGCCTACTTGGAGAAGAAGATCTCCGCGATCATCGCCGATGACGAGAAGATCCGGGGGGCGCTGGACCTGATCATTGTGTCAGCCCCTGAAGAGGTGACCCAGCGGCTTGAGGACCTGGTCCTCTCCCCTGAGCAGGAGGACAGCATCAGAAAGATCAACACGGCGATGGCCAACCTGGACTTCCTCCGGGCTCATGATATCCATGAGGTGGGCAAGTTCCTCTTCGTCGGCCCACCCGGTACTGGTAAGACCTCGCTGGCGCTCTCGATGTCGCATGTGCTGCACATGCCGATCCTTGAGGTCCGCCTCTCAATGATCACCTCGCAGTACCTCGGCGAGACCTCCAAGAACATCGACCGGATCTTCGACCTCGCGAGAAAACTGACCCCGTCGATCCTCTTCATCGACGAGTTCGACTTCATCGCGAAGAGCCGGACCAACGACGATCACGGCGCGATGAAGCGGGCCGTGAACGCCCTCTTAAAGAACATCGACCAGGTGAACCTGGTTAAGAATGGCGTGGTACTGATCGGGGCCACCAATCACCCGCGTCTGCTCGATGACGCGGCCTGGCGGAGGTTCGACGAGGTGATCGAGTTCGCCCTCCCGGATACCGGAATGCGCAGAACGATCCTCTCCAAACTGACGGCAACCCTGGACTCGTCCCTGAACCTGGACCAGCTGGCAGAGGAGACTGCCAAGTTCTCAGGGGCCGATCTCCGGATGATCGTCAAGGAAGGGATGATCTCGGCACTGATGCGGGGTCAGCATATGATCTCCCAGGACGACATCGAGAAGGGTGTCGAGATGGTCGAGAAGCGGAACACCATCAAGGACTGTTGCTGGGTGTAG
- the map gene encoding type II methionyl aminopeptidase — MKDEIRDNYTEAGTLASAILKKGRGMVTVGASLLDVVEGIEQMVVDEGAGLAFPLNVSFNEAAAHDTAYAGDERVFAAGDLIKIDLGVHLDGYIADTATTVNLGDHADLVSASEQALAEAIRAVRPGVTTGELGGIIQQTIEAKGFKPIANLTGHGLGQFQIHTQPSIPNIRLIGGTPLVEGMVIAIEPFATTGSGRVNDEQRIEILQQIGNHPVRMPAARRVLEDISDRNGMPFARRWITDQKRDLALNALIRAGVCYGYPVLHDQPGSMVSQHEHTLIVTEEGSFVTTA; from the coding sequence ATGAAGGACGAGATACGTGATAATTATACAGAGGCCGGAACGCTGGCCTCTGCGATCTTAAAGAAGGGACGTGGGATGGTGACTGTCGGGGCATCACTGCTCGATGTGGTCGAAGGGATCGAACAGATGGTTGTCGATGAGGGGGCCGGGCTCGCCTTCCCGCTGAACGTATCGTTCAACGAGGCCGCAGCTCATGACACTGCATATGCCGGGGACGAACGGGTCTTTGCCGCAGGTGACCTGATCAAGATCGACCTCGGCGTCCACCTGGATGGGTATATAGCGGACACTGCGACCACCGTCAACCTCGGCGACCATGCCGACCTGGTCAGCGCCTCTGAGCAGGCCCTCGCCGAAGCGATCCGGGCGGTAAGGCCCGGAGTCACCACCGGCGAACTCGGCGGGATCATCCAGCAGACCATCGAGGCGAAAGGGTTCAAACCGATCGCGAACCTGACCGGTCACGGCCTTGGGCAGTTCCAGATCCACACCCAGCCGTCGATCCCGAACATCAGGCTGATCGGGGGCACCCCCCTGGTTGAGGGAATGGTGATCGCCATCGAACCGTTCGCGACCACCGGGAGCGGCCGGGTGAACGATGAACAGAGGATCGAGATCCTGCAGCAGATCGGGAACCATCCGGTCAGGATGCCGGCGGCGAGGAGGGTGCTGGAGGATATCAGCGATCGAAACGGAATGCCGTTTGCACGCAGGTGGATCACCGATCAAAAGCGGGATCTGGCACTGAACGCGCTGATCCGGGCCGGTGTCTGCTACGGCTATCCAGTCCTCCATGACCAGCCAGGTTCGATGGTCTCGCAGCATGAACACACCCTGATCGTGACCGAAGAAGGTTCCTTCGTCACCACTGCATGA
- a CDS encoding HD domain-containing protein, translated as MKIIKDPVHGYVEVDDHLLPLLDAPVMQRLRAVRQLGFSYLVYPGANHTRFEHSLGTMHLAGLMARQLDLPAEETLLVKTAALLHDIGHGPYSHAIEPFMEEYTGRSHHHIREVLVSTGTWDLINDAGIDPEAVCALIEGEHPLGGIIHGDLDVDRMDYLLRDAHYTGVPYGTVDAHRLIRSVMLTDRGMVLRESGINAAESLLIARTLMRPAVYFHHVGRIAEGIFGLALYYHISTGVDQTDMAALVRMDDGACIQTLRNSAAQRAQLLVARLLQRDLFKRALYVGKDQINTAALPAVRPQHEERAIAAAIADQAGVREEEVLVDIPEFPHEMSMAVQVRHRHLTVQLEELSPMLKTLNETRQGQWRLGVYAPAAVSEQVGLAAAAILHIRKPTAQGKLIL; from the coding sequence ATGAAGATCATCAAAGACCCAGTCCACGGGTATGTCGAGGTGGATGACCACCTCCTCCCACTCCTCGACGCCCCGGTGATGCAGCGGCTTCGTGCAGTCCGGCAGCTTGGGTTCTCGTACCTGGTCTATCCTGGGGCCAACCACACCCGCTTCGAACACTCGCTCGGGACGATGCACCTGGCTGGGCTGATGGCGCGGCAGCTGGACCTCCCTGCCGAGGAGACACTACTGGTGAAGACCGCGGCCCTGCTCCACGACATCGGCCACGGTCCGTACTCCCATGCGATCGAACCGTTCATGGAGGAGTACACCGGGCGGAGCCATCACCATATCAGGGAGGTTCTGGTCAGCACCGGTACCTGGGATCTGATAAATGACGCCGGGATCGATCCTGAGGCGGTCTGCGCCCTGATCGAGGGGGAGCACCCGCTCGGCGGGATCATCCACGGGGACCTGGACGTGGACCGGATGGACTATCTGCTGCGGGATGCCCACTACACAGGGGTGCCATACGGCACCGTCGACGCCCACCGATTGATCCGATCGGTGATGTTGACCGACAGGGGCATGGTCCTGCGGGAGAGCGGGATCAATGCCGCCGAGTCCCTGCTGATCGCACGGACCCTGATGCGCCCGGCGGTCTACTTTCATCATGTAGGACGGATCGCCGAGGGGATCTTCGGGCTGGCGCTCTATTACCATATCAGTACCGGCGTTGACCAGACTGATATGGCGGCTCTGGTCCGGATGGACGATGGGGCCTGCATCCAGACACTCAGGAACTCCGCCGCCCAGAGGGCGCAGCTCCTGGTGGCCCGGCTGCTCCAGCGGGATCTCTTCAAGCGGGCGCTGTACGTTGGTAAGGACCAGATCAATACCGCTGCCCTCCCGGCGGTCCGGCCACAGCACGAGGAACGGGCGATCGCAGCTGCAATCGCCGATCAGGCTGGGGTCAGGGAGGAGGAGGTGCTGGTCGACATCCCCGAGTTCCCGCACGAGATGTCGATGGCCGTTCAGGTCAGGCACCGGCATCTGACTGTGCAGCTCGAGGAACTCTCCCCGATGTTGAAGACCCTGAACGAGACCCGGCAGGGGCAGTGGAGGCTCGGGGTGTACGCCCCGGCCGCAGTTTCAGAGCAGGTCGGATTGGCGGCGGCTGCTATCCTCCACATCAGAAAACCGACCGCCCAGGGGAAGCTCATCCTCTGA
- a CDS encoding molybdopterin-dependent oxidoreductase yields MAPARLYRLVLVVAIVIVGAVYLADLAQDRSATRLPSAEIAAYEGQPLTPIEGIRENSIKGPQQVDIGTYHLTVSGLVTKPQNYTYQEVLDRFPHYEKVVTLHCVEGWDATLLWQGVLVSDLLNSSVPDDQGSIVIFQAADGYTTSFPRSYFTDRPILLAYQVNNLTLPAERGYPFALVAEDKWGYKWIRWVTGIEVSDDTGYRGYWEQRGYAPDGDLNRSFFG; encoded by the coding sequence ATGGCACCTGCCCGCCTCTACCGGCTGGTCTTGGTCGTGGCGATCGTGATCGTCGGGGCAGTCTACCTCGCCGACCTCGCCCAGGACCGGTCGGCTACCAGACTCCCCTCCGCCGAGATCGCGGCCTACGAGGGGCAGCCACTGACCCCGATCGAGGGGATCCGGGAGAATTCGATCAAGGGACCGCAGCAGGTCGACATCGGGACCTACCACCTCACGGTGAGCGGGCTGGTCACCAAACCACAGAATTATACCTACCAGGAGGTGCTGGACCGGTTTCCCCACTACGAAAAGGTCGTCACCCTCCACTGCGTCGAGGGGTGGGACGCCACTCTCCTCTGGCAGGGGGTACTGGTCAGTGACCTGCTGAACAGTTCTGTGCCGGACGATCAGGGGTCGATCGTGATCTTTCAGGCGGCGGACGGGTATACGACCTCTTTCCCCAGATCGTACTTCACCGACCGGCCGATCCTGCTCGCCTACCAGGTGAACAATCTGACCCTCCCTGCCGAGCGGGGGTACCCGTTCGCCCTAGTGGCTGAGGATAAATGGGGATACAAATGGATCCGCTGGGTGACCGGGATCGAGGTCTCTGATGATACAGGTTACCGTGGGTACTGGGAGCAGCGTGGGTACGCCCCCGATGGCGATCTGAACCGGTCGTTCTTTGGATGA
- the cofD gene encoding 2-phospho-L-lactate transferase: MITVLSGGTGTPKLLRGLHALVPDEEITVVVNTAEDLWISGNHLSPDVDTVIYLYAGLLNTDTWWGIRGDTFLTHEALVPLSANEFIAIGDQDRAVHIARGEMLRNGSTLTEATRHLCRSFGVKARVLPMSDAPVGTMVATENGLIHFQEYWIRHHGQVPITSVVRQPERFEASQAVLEALMECDAVIVGPSNPVTSIGPILECIWVPDLLREKPVIAVSPFIGDAPISGPAAALMKASGVEPSSLGTFGLYRDFVDIFVQDIRDPVAVPGAVRCDTLMKDQEKSTALAAEVLSLMKSLA; encoded by the coding sequence ATGATCACAGTGCTGTCCGGGGGCACCGGCACCCCAAAACTCCTCCGTGGACTTCATGCCCTGGTCCCCGATGAAGAGATCACAGTCGTCGTGAACACCGCCGAGGACCTCTGGATCTCAGGCAACCACCTCTCGCCCGATGTCGATACCGTCATCTACCTGTATGCCGGGCTGTTGAACACCGATACCTGGTGGGGGATCAGGGGAGATACATTCCTCACCCACGAGGCTCTCGTCCCCCTATCAGCGAACGAGTTCATTGCGATCGGTGATCAGGACCGGGCTGTGCACATCGCACGTGGAGAGATGCTTCGGAACGGGTCCACCCTGACCGAAGCGACCCGGCATCTCTGTCGTTCCTTCGGGGTTAAGGCGCGGGTGCTCCCGATGTCCGATGCACCGGTCGGGACGATGGTGGCTACCGAGAACGGGCTGATCCACTTCCAGGAGTACTGGATCCGGCACCATGGCCAGGTCCCGATCACCAGCGTGGTCAGGCAGCCTGAGCGGTTCGAAGCCTCGCAGGCCGTCCTTGAGGCCCTGATGGAGTGCGATGCGGTGATCGTCGGCCCCTCGAACCCGGTCACCAGCATCGGCCCGATCCTCGAGTGCATCTGGGTCCCGGATCTCCTCAGGGAGAAGCCGGTGATCGCAGTCAGTCCATTCATTGGGGATGCCCCGATCAGTGGACCGGCTGCGGCTCTGATGAAGGCCTCCGGGGTTGAGCCCTCGTCGCTCGGGACCTTCGGGCTGTACCGGGACTTTGTCGACATCTTCGTGCAGGACATCCGCGACCCGGTCGCCGTCCCCGGGGCGGTCCGGTGCGATACCCTGATGAAGGACCAGGAGAAGAGCACCGCCCTCGCCGCTGAGGTGCTCTCCCTGATGAAGAGCCTCGCCTGA